TTCTAGCGGAGGAAGAAGGAGACGAAGGCGAGTGGGAACAGGCAGAGTCAGTGGAGCATAAGGATGAGGTGCCGCGAGAAACGGGGGAAGGAGGGGAGCCCGAAGTTGAATACAATACTCTGGAGCTACCCTTGTATTCTGTAAATGTCATCAACCATccacaaacattgaaaatgaAGGCGAAGGTGGCAGAGCGAGAAGTGATAGCAATGGTGGACAGTGGAGCAAGCCACAACTTCGTCTCAAGAAAATTAATCACGGAGTTGGGGCTTGAATGGGACAGGAGCGTTTTTTTTGGAGTATGTCTGGGGGATGGCTGTCGATTGTCTTGCCAAGGGGTGTGCAGGGGATTAGAGGTGGATATGGGACAATGTCGAATTCAAATTGAAGGGTATTTGTTTGACTTAGGGGGAGTTGATCTTATTTTGGGGGTTGATTGGCTTCGCACATTAGGTGATGTCCTGCTAAATTGGGGCAAGATGGAGATGCGGTTCAGCTGCAATGATCAAACAATAGTCTTAAAGGGGGATCCATCCCTCAGCAGATCATTAATCTCATTAAAAGGGATCTCCAAAGTGAGTGAGGTAGAGTTTTGCGGAGCAATATTGGTCAAATGGAGCGAAGAAAAGAAGGGAGAGGCAGACAGAAAGGGAGCTGAGGAGGCCATAAATAACATCCTTGCCAAGTATGAGGTGGTATTCCGAGAACCCAGTGGATTACCCCCTTGTAGGCAACAGGATCATGCCATATGTATTAAGGAGGGATGCGGACCATTATCCGTCAGACCTTATCGATATGCCCATTATCAGAAAGATGAAATCGAGCGAATGGTGAAGAAGATGCTTACATCAGGGGTGATACAGATCAGTAACAGCCCCTACTCGAGCCCGGTAATACTAGTAAAAAAAAAGACGGAAGTTGGCGATTTTGCATAGACTATCGGGCATTGAATGATATCACTGTCGCTGACAAGTATCCAATTCCCGTGGTGGAGGAACTATTTGATGAATTACATGGAGCAATGTTCTTCTCAAAGCGGGACCTTAAATCTGGATACCACCAGATTCGAGTTCGAGCCACGGACGTGAACAAAACAACGTTCAGGACACATGAGGGCCACTACGAGTTTTTAGTCATGCCTTTTGGACTAAAAAACGCTCCGGCCACATTCCAAGCAACCATGAACGAGGTATTTCGCCCTTACTTGCGAAAATTCGTGTTAGTTTTCTTTGACGATGTTTTGATCTACAGTAAAGATTGGGAAAGTCATATGCAACACGTCGAAGTAGTATTGGCATTATTACAACAATACCAGTTGGttttaaacaaaaagaaatgCCAATTTGGGTTGAGACAAGTTGAATACTTGGGGCATATCATCACGGGCCAGGGAGTGAAAGTGGATCCCAATAAGGTTGAAAGTGTGGTACAGTGGCCCCAACCACAGAACACGAAAGGACTAAGGGGATTCTTGGGACTAACCGGATATTATCGGAAATTCATTAAAGATTACGGGAAGATTGCAAGGCCACTCACCGAGCAATTAAAGAAGAACAATTTCGGGTGGAATGAAAAAGCTCAAGAAGCCTTCGAGTTGCTGAAGCAAGCAGTCGTGACCACTCCGGTATTAAAGATGCCAGATTTTTCGAAAGAATTCATAATAGAATGTGACGCATCAGGGACTGGAGTGGGGGCAGTGCTAAACCAGGAGGGCAGGCCTATTGCTTTTTATAGCAAGGCTTTGGCGGACCGAGCATTAACCAAGTCCACCTATGAAAGAGAGTTGATGGCATTGGTCTTGGCAGTTCAACACTGGCGTCACTACCTGTTGGGACGGAAGTTTCTAGTGGTGACGGATCATAAACCATTGAGGAACCTGCTGCAGCAACGTATAACCACGCCAGACCAGCAATATTGGTTGGCAAAGCTGCTGGGGTATGAGTTTGAAATAAAGCATAGAGCGGGGCATGAGAACGGAGCAGCAGACTCTTTATCACGAAGAGAGGACAGTGGACTTTTGGCTGCTATCACCAGGGCAGAATGGGTGGGAATACGAGACATCAGACGGGCCGTGGAAAATGACCCAGCGTGTAAAAAGATAATGGAGGGAATGAGCACGGCCCAAGGCAGTGGCAAACACTACTCAGTGGTTAATGGTTGTTTACTCTTTAAAGGGAGGATAGTTATTCCACGAACCTCGCAGTGGGTCTCCACATTATTGAGGGAATTCCACGTTACTCCGGTAGGGGGCCATTCGGGAGCCTTGAGAATGTATAAAAGAATAGCAAGCAACTTCTTTTGGcctggaatgaagaaggatgtgTACAAGTTTGTGTCCGAATGTGAAGTATGCCAAAAACAAAAGTATGAGGCTGCTACCCCGGCCGGCTTATTACAACCTTTGCCTATTCCAGAAGCAATTTGGGAGGATTTGGCCATTGATTTTATTACAGGACTACCGAGGTCAAAGGGGTTCGAAGTAATTCTAGTGGTGATTGACAGACTGTCTAAGTATGGGCACTTTCTACTCCTTAAACATCCTTACACGGCTTGCTCAGTGGCCGAAATCTTTGCACGTAATGTGATCAAGTTGCATGGGGTCCCGAAAACCATTGTCAGTGATAGAGACGCAGTGTTCATGAGCCTATTCTGGTCCGAATTATTCAAACTACAAGGGACTCAACTCAAGATGAGCACGGCTCACCATTCATAAACGGATGGGCAAAGTGAAGCATTGAACAAATGTGTTGAAACCTATCTCCGGTGTTTCTGCTCGGAGCAGCCCAAGGGCTGGTCGTAGTGGGTGCACTGGGCGGAGTATTGCTACAATACCTCTTTTCAAACGTCAGCGGGGATGACACCTTTCGAAGTAGTGTATGGAAGAAGACCCCCAACTCTCATTAAGTTTCTTCCCTGAGGAAACTAAGGTGCCAGCAGTAGCCCAAGCATTAGAGGACATAGATGAGTTATTAAGGCAGCTGAAGTACAATCTAGAAAGGGCCCAACAACGCATGACCAAATATGCCAATAAAAACCGTCGAGAGGTTCAATACCAAGAAGGTGATGTGGTGTACCTGAAGTTGCGACCACACCGCCAAAATTCAGTTAGTACGAGGGTCTTCCAGAAACTGGCAGCAAGGTACTACGGACCTTACAGAATTTTGAAGAAAGTGGGGCAAGTGGCATATCGCTTGAAATTACCGGAAGGGTCCAAGATACATCCAGTATTTCATGTAACATGTCTAAAAAAAGCAGTAGGGCATGACCCTAATGAAGTTAAGTTGCCAAGAGAGGTGGACACTGACTTGTTCCTCACTTTTGAGCCCGAGGAAGTTGTGGCTGAAAGAACTAAAAGCAAAGGAGGGCACTTGATCCAACAGATACTGGTGAGGTGGAAGGGAAGAACGGGGGAAGAAGCAACGTGGGAAGACGAAGATTTCATAGCACAATTTCCAGAATTTCGCCTTGAGGACAAGGCGAATCTTGAAGAGGCCGGGCATGTTATGGACCCAAACTCATTGGGCCCAGAGACTTCTGAGTTAGTAAGCCCAAGGAATGAAGAGCCAAATAAACAGAGGCCCAAGATTGTAAATGTATATTCTAGAAGAAGGAAGGAAAGAGGGCGGTAAGAGGAATGTATAAAAAGAAGAGGGGGGTAAGCTAGAAGGCATTCAGTTAGATAGAGTGATGAGTCACTAACAATTTGTTAGTGTGAGAGAGTGAGAGTGGTTATAACCAGATTCTGTTATtctcatttcatattttttaatacatattttgGTTACTAATCGGAGGTTGCTAACAAATTGTGAGATATATCAAGCGACCAATTAGTCTTATATATGCAAGGGGATCAAAAATCAACTCCCCGTCATCAAGAGAAAGTTTGGTGTTTGCATCCATAGGTGTGGATCTCGGTTTACATCCAAGGAGACCGGCTTCTGTGAGTAATTTCATAGCATAATTCTGTTGGCAAATGGAGATGCCGCATTGCAATCTAGCCACCTTTAtgcccaaaaaatatttcaactcTCCCAAATCTTTCAGCCGAAACTTGCTGTCAAGATATATCTTCAATTCATTTGCTTCTTTCTCGCAATTGGTGGCAACAACAATATCGTCAACGTAATCTAATAGAACAACAAAGATACGTCCTCTTGTCCtaagaaataatgaattatcGGCATGAGATTGTAAGAAGCCGATGTCTAATAGTATAGCAGAAAATTGAGCAAACCATTAACGCGATGCTTGTTTCAAGCCATATATCGATTTGTGGAGTTTACACACAGCACTTGGTGGTAGAATCTCCCTCTCTCTGCAATACCCTTGGGGCAGAGACATGTAGACTTCTTCCGAGAGATCACCATGAAGAAAAGCATTATTAGCGTCAAGTTGGATTAAAAACCAACCTCGGGCAGCAGCTAAAGCTAACAAGACTTTAACAGTGACAAGCTTGGCCACCGGAGAAAATGTTTCAAGGTATTCAATGCCTTCTTGTTGCGTGTACTCTTTTGCAACTAAATGCACCTTGTATCGCTGCAGGGAACCATTGGCAGAAAACTTGGCTTTATATACCCAACGACAGCCAATAACAGATTTGCCGGGGGGTAAGGAGATGACTGACCAAGTGTTGTTGGCTTCTAAGGCACTAATTTCATCAGCCGTTGCTTGTCTCCACGCTGGAAAAGCAACAGCTTGAGAATAGTGTTCTGGTTCAAGGACGGAGGATATATTGTTGACAAGGGCAGAAAAATGAGGTGAAAGTCTACGTGAACTAAGACATGTAGACAAAGGATGTGCTGTTGGGTAAGGAAGGTTGGATGCAATGATGAAACAGTGATAGTCACGGAGATGATGTGGAGTATGGATGGGGCGATTGGATCTAGTGTGCTTTTGCAAGTCACTGGGAATGGGTGTAGGAGAGTCATGAGCTGGTGACACTGTCagaaaaaattgaagaagaatcAGAAAAGGATGGAATGTCTTTGAAGGGAAAGGAAAATTCATGGAAGATGACATCCCGTGAGATAAACAACTCATTAGTCTCCATGTTCAACAGTTTATAACCTTTGTAACCCGGTGGGTAACCCATGAATACAGACTTGATGGCCCGAGAGGAGAATTTATCTCGAGCTGATACAAGAGTTGAAGCAAAACATAAACAACCAAAAACTTTCAGGTGGGAATAAAAGGGTAGTTTAAGGTGCAACAACTCAAAGGGCGACTTATTTGCAAATAAAGTTGATGGAGTACGGTTGATCAAGTAAACAATAGTAAGGACACAATCTGGCCAATAAACCTTTGGAACATGATATTGAAAAAGAAGTGCTCGAGCCACATTCAAGATATGTCGGTGCTTTCGCTCAACAACAGAGTTTTGTTGTGGTCTTTCGACGCACAGTGAAAATGAACAATCCCCTTTTGATGAAAGAAGTTTGTGAAATTGAGTTCTGGAGCATTGTCACTCCGAACCCCCTTAATTTtgaaccccaaaagctagctcaagagggaAGGATTGtcgtccatatatgcaactctcatggattttatctaaccgatgtgggacaactaacataCCCCACTCACGTTCATGAATGAGCATCTGGaacatgaagtttacaaatgacccaattatGGGCAGAACGGATGTCCCAACTAAGGCCAATCCAGCACATAACGGTAGAACCTGAGCTCTTATACCATATTAGGAGAACAACTTTATTGATATAAAACGCAGAGCTCAAGCTGCTAGAGAAAATGAAGAACTGTACATAAGAGTAAAAATGAATGAATGCTATTGACTAAACAACTCTTGTTATTTATACTGGTCAATGTATTGACTTTATGCTGACACATAAGCACTACTACTTCTAACATTGTGCTATCCAGACGAGCAAAAGGAAACTTATTTTTGTCTGGTTTGACAGCATCATGCCATCTGTTTTGTAGGGCCCAACTATTATTAACTGATATAAATTCTGAACTCTCGCAATGGGATTATCAGTCATTTCAACCTGTTACCAAGTTATCCTTTGGGCATTTTCATCTTTCATTCTCAGACGCCACAAAGTCTGGAAAGACCCTGAAGGATAGCTTCCTCGTGCACTCTTTATCTGCCTACTTATGTGGGCATTTGCACACAAAATTTGGAAATAATTTTAAGAGGTACCACTCAAGTCATCATCAGCAAAGTTCAAAACAGTTATTCCAATTAAGCAGCTAATTGTTCGAATGGTGcgacaaaatttaatgaattcTGGGAATGGGAATTGGGTGATTGGAGGAAAAGTTTAGCCATGCGCATTTTGGCAATTGATGATGTCCATATATCATTTGTTGATATTGACTTCAAGTTAGGAGCCAAGAAAACTATTATACTGCCAACTTTTCCTCTGGACTCCAGGTTTACTTCAAAATCATTTCAATGTGGACAGCAGACGCTTCTTACAGGGAAATCAGAGCTTTGGTTTTCTCCACTTCTCAAATTATCTCAGTTGTGGCTAGGATCTATGACTCTAGTTCTGGAAATCTTCTTGTTGTGATGGAGACGTTAATGACAAAGCTGGAAGGATCCGGTGGTGACCTCTATGGTGCCCCATGGAATATTAAAGCTTTTAAGGATCCATTTCCCAAAAGATATTCACTTCGTTAATGGAACAGCTCGGATTTTGGTAGACATACACAATGTTCCTGTAGCATGGTGCTGTATGATAGGTTACTTGTTTTACCTTGTGTTGTTCCCTTGGTTTTCTGGTCAATTTTTTAATGAAGGTGGAGAACTGGGATACATGACTTACCGAGGGGTGGCtctgaaatttaataattttggaaagatggattttcttggaATTCCAGATGTGATGGTGATAGTGCTTctgcatctttattttataCTTTTTCCAGCAATTATTGCAATCATCATGTTGGTTGCTGAGAGGGGGTTATATCATGATTACCTTATTTCTCTTTCAAGTAGAAGAAAGATGAGACTGATGGCGAAAACAAGGAAGCTGCATTTCCTAACAATCGCACCAAGAAAGTATCAGAATTGATTCTTCTTAACCGCTGGCTTAGGAAATTTTTCCTGGTTTTCCTGGTCGTATCTCTGGCCGTCGGTTGGAAACACTTAAAGTTCGATTTCTATGCTTAATCAATGACtcggaattttaaaatttaaaataaatgggtTGATTTGAGTATGGGAATTATTggatctataattttttttgccaAGAAGCAACTATACGTTTTCCAATGCATTAAAACAATCCTTGAGTTTTGTGTACTCTCTCTAATTTTCTGATCCATTATTATACATGTTTCCTTTATCTGCCAATTACACTTTCATACCCAACCTGTAGTTGAATTATATGATCAGTTCTGCGAACTGTCTCATATTAGCCTTGATTTGATTGTTTTCTGAGTTTCCTACGAGTTTCTTTGGAATTCTTATGAGTAAAAAATGAAGTGG
The DNA window shown above is from Primulina huaijiensis isolate GDHJ02 chromosome 12, ASM1229523v2, whole genome shotgun sequence and carries:
- the LOC140990504 gene encoding putative metallophosphoesterase At3g03305; the encoded protein is MRGERVEGMGIVIPIAIFLVIFTAPFRTSEASETIELKNGPEDLAWVVQLSDLYFSGHHPDRAHDFREIVGPTLSFIKPALVLTGDLTASMVFLKEVEMSIASQFKRAKGNLFLSGLTASCHLFCRAQLLLTDINSELSQWDYQSFQPVTKLSFGHFHLSFSDATKSGKTLKDSFLVHSLSAYLCGHLHTKFGNNFKRYHSSHHQQSSKQLFQLSS